From a single Intestinibaculum porci genomic region:
- a CDS encoding MYG1 family protein: MITIVKEEEAKFLTHNGPFHADDVFATVLLEKLYGDIALARVSDVPENTDAFVYDIGFGKYDHHQEDKALRENGIHYSSIGLIWRDFGHEILKKMGCDSEDLYDDLDDTFILPIDALDNGEGKRIPATVTSVIAMSNPFWNSPITPDEGFLKACDIARTLFDVYVYGTLKDYSDQPIDYDEGYSFIDEYLYNTVLKKAEEADCFIYNEEGAAIDLWEEYGEDIMKAYGTLNAKAGGAAHNVAKMFLNPLSYERDEYDEITGTPIEILAIMAENKEAGLGAKILDQVFDTCIDSEKSRMESIDYIEERIDLSENHIIVLESFAPWKGTLLASVSPKAAEADVVVFPSSRGGWNFQGIPVSSDAFEVRCKVPEAWLGKRDEELQEATGIADAMFVHPGGFIGGAKSFEGTMKMAQAIVKNTER, translated from the coding sequence ATGATTACTATTGTAAAAGAAGAAGAGGCTAAGTTTTTGACCCATAATGGTCCTTTTCACGCCGATGATGTCTTTGCGACCGTCTTATTAGAAAAGCTCTATGGCGATATTGCCTTAGCCCGCGTTTCTGATGTCCCAGAAAATACCGATGCTTTTGTCTATGATATCGGTTTTGGCAAGTATGATCATCATCAGGAAGATAAAGCCTTACGCGAAAATGGCATTCACTATTCATCGATTGGTCTCATCTGGCGTGACTTTGGCCATGAGATTCTCAAAAAGATGGGCTGTGACTCTGAAGATCTCTATGATGATTTAGATGATACCTTCATTTTACCGATCGATGCCTTAGATAATGGGGAAGGAAAACGTATTCCCGCGACGGTGACAAGTGTTATTGCCATGAGCAATCCTTTCTGGAATTCACCAATCACCCCCGATGAAGGCTTTCTCAAAGCCTGTGACATTGCCAGAACGCTATTTGATGTCTATGTCTATGGCACTTTAAAAGATTATAGCGATCAGCCGATTGATTATGATGAAGGTTACAGCTTTATTGATGAGTATCTCTATAATACGGTTTTAAAGAAAGCCGAAGAAGCGGACTGCTTTATTTATAATGAGGAAGGGGCCGCCATTGATTTATGGGAAGAATATGGCGAAGATATTATGAAAGCTTATGGCACCTTGAACGCTAAAGCTGGCGGAGCCGCCCATAACGTGGCTAAGATGTTTCTCAATCCTTTAAGCTATGAACGTGATGAATATGATGAAATCACCGGCACACCGATTGAAATTCTCGCCATTATGGCTGAAAACAAAGAGGCAGGCTTAGGGGCAAAAATTCTCGATCAGGTTTTTGATACCTGCATCGATAGTGAAAAGTCCCGCATGGAAAGTATTGATTACATTGAGGAACGTATTGATTTATCTGAAAACCATATTATTGTTTTAGAATCGTTTGCCCCTTGGAAAGGGACGCTTTTAGCGAGCGTTTCCCCAAAGGCAGCCGAGGCTGATGTGGTCGTTTTCCCATCGAGTCGCGGCGGCTGGAACTTTCAGGGGATTCCAGTGAGCAGTGATGCTTTTGAAGTGCGCTGCAAAGTGCCAGAGGCCTGGCTGGGCAAACGGGATGAAGAACTCCAGGAAGCCACTGGCATCGCTGATGCGATGTTTGTGCATCCGGGCGGCTTTATTGGCGGCGCGAAAAGCTTTGAAGGGACCATGAAGATGGCTCAGGCGATCGTCAAAAATACAGAAAGATAA
- the guaA gene encoding glutamine-hydrolyzing GMP synthase, with product MKNELMIVIDFGGQYNQLVARRVRECQVYCEIYSYKTPLEKIKAMNPKGIILTGGPDSCYAPGAATYTTELFKLGIPVLGLCYGAQLMQHLLGGEVKRADFREYGKTEVEFDTASPLFKGLKEKSIVWMSHFDYISKIGPNFKSIAHSDNCPVAAFESTDGSNLYGLQFHPEVLHTEQGTDMIRNFVLNVCQCAGDWIMADFVQEQIKAIREEVGDGKVLCALSGGVDSSVAAVLLSKAVGKQLTCVFVDHGLLRKNEGDEVEAVFGENGPYDLNFIRVNAQERYYAKLKGVTEPEQKRKIIGEEFIRVFEEEAKKIGKVDYLVQGTIYPDVVESGLGGESAVIKSHHNVGGLPDHVDFKEIIEPLRNLFKDEVRKVGLELGIPEYLVFRQPFPGPGLGIRIIGEVTADKVRIVQDADAIYREEIANAGLDRSIGQYFAALTNMRSVGVMGDERTYDYAIALRAVNTIDFMTAEAAEIPYEVLTKVMSRIINEVRGVNRVMYDITSKPPGTIEFE from the coding sequence ATGAAGAACGAACTTATGATTGTCATCGACTTTGGTGGCCAGTACAATCAGCTCGTTGCGCGTCGTGTTCGTGAATGCCAGGTTTATTGTGAGATCTATTCTTATAAGACACCATTAGAAAAGATCAAAGCGATGAATCCTAAGGGAATCATCTTAACCGGTGGTCCTGATAGCTGTTATGCACCTGGGGCAGCCACTTATACTACGGAATTGTTCAAGCTTGGCATTCCTGTATTAGGGCTTTGTTACGGGGCACAGCTGATGCAGCATTTACTTGGCGGCGAAGTCAAACGTGCTGACTTTAGAGAATATGGTAAAACTGAAGTTGAATTTGACACAGCATCCCCTTTATTTAAAGGGTTAAAAGAAAAATCAATCGTTTGGATGTCACACTTTGATTATATTTCAAAGATCGGTCCAAATTTCAAGTCCATCGCACATTCTGATAACTGCCCAGTGGCAGCGTTTGAATCAACTGATGGTTCAAACCTTTATGGTTTACAGTTCCATCCAGAAGTTCTTCATACAGAACAAGGTACGGATATGATCCGCAACTTCGTATTAAATGTATGTCAGTGTGCTGGTGACTGGATTATGGCTGATTTTGTACAGGAACAGATCAAAGCGATTCGCGAAGAAGTCGGAGATGGTAAAGTATTATGCGCTTTATCAGGAGGGGTCGACTCATCCGTCGCAGCAGTTCTTTTATCAAAAGCTGTTGGAAAACAGTTAACCTGTGTCTTCGTCGACCATGGTCTTTTACGTAAAAATGAAGGTGATGAAGTCGAAGCTGTCTTTGGCGAAAACGGTCCATATGACTTAAACTTCATCAGAGTCAACGCTCAGGAACGCTATTACGCAAAACTGAAGGGCGTAACAGAACCAGAACAGAAACGTAAAATTATTGGTGAAGAATTTATCCGTGTCTTCGAAGAAGAAGCTAAGAAGATCGGTAAAGTTGATTACTTAGTTCAGGGGACCATCTATCCTGACGTTGTCGAATCAGGTTTAGGCGGAGAATCCGCAGTAATTAAATCGCATCACAACGTTGGCGGCTTACCTGATCATGTGGATTTCAAAGAAATCATTGAACCATTACGTAACTTATTCAAAGATGAAGTCCGTAAGGTTGGCTTAGAATTAGGTATTCCAGAATACTTAGTCTTCAGACAGCCATTCCCAGGACCAGGTCTTGGTATTCGTATTATTGGTGAAGTGACCGCTGATAAAGTGCGTATCGTGCAGGATGCCGATGCCATCTATCGTGAAGAAATCGCGAATGCCGGTTTAGACCGTTCAATCGGTCAGTACTTCGCAGCCTTAACAAACATGCGCAGTGTTGGGGTTATGGGTGATGAACGTACTTATGACTATGCGATTGCTTTACGTGCCGTTAATACGATCGATTTCATGACTGCCGAAGCAGCTGAAATCCCATATGAAGTTTTAACAAAAGTGATGTCTCGTATTATTAATGAAGTACGTGGGGTGAATAGAGTAATGTATGACATTACCTCTAAACCGCCAGGAACTATTGAATTTGAATAA
- a CDS encoding tyrosine-type recombinase/integrase, which produces MKKKTFKNDFPKLLSKFLMVYLPKQRGFSSNTVTNYSYAFKELFDYMKEKENINPSKITIEMLGYASIISFLDYLENEKGVSANTRNNRLAAIKSFMAYVSYEAPEYVNTCSTVSKIKMKKFESKPMNYLTVEATEFLFSTFDQNDPGDLRDLCIILLLYESGARVSELTAIRRSEIKLKAPHTLILHGKGNKSRIVPIDASVVRIIKRYTDLYGIDAEDFLFMNIHGEQLSRKGVAYIVNKCFQRAKQMNPSLFPERISPHSLRHSKATHLLENGVNLIYIRDLLGHASVTTTEIYSKTNPEIKRKHLEEAAQNLIEEEEFNEDEKDNLEEWLNKMIR; this is translated from the coding sequence ATGAAGAAAAAGACATTTAAGAATGACTTTCCAAAACTGTTAAGCAAGTTTCTGATGGTTTATCTGCCTAAGCAGAGGGGCTTCAGCAGTAATACGGTCACTAACTATAGTTATGCTTTTAAGGAATTGTTTGATTACATGAAGGAAAAAGAAAATATAAATCCTTCTAAAATAACGATAGAAATGCTCGGATATGCCAGTATCATCAGTTTCCTTGATTATCTTGAAAATGAAAAAGGTGTTTCAGCGAACACCAGAAACAACAGGCTGGCAGCTATCAAATCATTTATGGCTTACGTAAGCTATGAAGCGCCTGAATATGTTAATACATGCAGTACAGTCTCAAAAATCAAAATGAAGAAATTTGAAAGCAAGCCAATGAACTATTTAACAGTTGAAGCAACTGAATTCTTATTCTCTACATTTGATCAAAATGATCCCGGTGATTTAAGGGACCTATGCATTATTCTTCTTTTATACGAAAGTGGTGCAAGAGTTTCAGAACTGACTGCCATCAGAAGAAGTGAAATCAAGCTTAAAGCACCACATACATTAATATTACACGGCAAGGGAAATAAATCAAGAATAGTTCCCATCGATGCAAGCGTAGTCAGGATTATTAAAAGATATACTGATCTATATGGAATTGATGCAGAAGATTTTTTATTTATGAATATACATGGAGAACAGCTTTCACGCAAAGGTGTCGCTTATATTGTCAATAAATGCTTTCAGAGAGCTAAGCAAATGAATCCGAGCCTTTTCCCTGAAAGGATTTCACCACATTCACTTCGCCATTCTAAAGCAACACATCTACTTGAAAATGGCGTCAACTTAATTTATATAAGAGATCTTCTTGGTCATGCATCAGTTACTACAACTGAGATCTATTCTAAAACAAATCCAGAAATCAAAAGAAAGCACCTTGAAGAAGCTGCACAAAATCTTATTGAAGAAGAGGAATTCAATGAAGACGAAAAAGACAACTTGGAAGAATGGCTTAATAAAATGATTCGATAA
- a CDS encoding tyrosine-type recombinase/integrase, translating into MSITIENFHGVFREVFVGYVEYKRSLGFAFDYTIIAGLLKLNNYLETYDLNAPILTREMAKGYIHQNEGKAPSTIHNCESRIRQVGLYMKNMGYENVYVYPEKHIKNTTDFVPYIFSKQEMQSIFKAIDILASENMMYHFYQTELRLLYATAMRVGETLDLKVKDVDFTSNVIKVNNAKNNVTRLIPFNESLRKWLLKGGNIDGDPDDYFFPAPRAGKTGKRKRSQQVCILFQRTILPKAGINIWNGKYKIRIHDIRHSSACAMLSHMIELGWDPYCALPYLSTMLGHKGIESTEKYLRLTKEHYDEIVNAGHYIYEKGLGNDNEEKDI; encoded by the coding sequence ATGAGTATCACGATTGAAAACTTTCATGGCGTTTTCCGAGAGGTATTTGTTGGCTATGTAGAATATAAAAGGTCACTCGGATTTGCGTTCGATTACACCATTATTGCAGGACTATTAAAACTGAATAATTATCTTGAAACATACGATCTTAATGCGCCCATACTCACACGTGAAATGGCTAAGGGATATATTCATCAAAACGAAGGCAAGGCCCCGTCCACTATCCATAACTGTGAATCACGTATACGACAGGTCGGTCTATATATGAAGAATATGGGATATGAAAATGTTTATGTCTATCCTGAAAAGCATATTAAAAATACTACAGATTTCGTTCCATATATATTCTCAAAACAGGAAATGCAAAGTATTTTCAAGGCTATCGATATCCTCGCTTCAGAAAATATGATGTATCATTTCTATCAAACAGAGCTCAGACTCCTGTATGCTACAGCGATGAGGGTTGGAGAAACGCTTGATCTTAAGGTGAAGGATGTAGATTTTACAAGTAACGTTATCAAAGTAAATAATGCTAAGAACAACGTTACTCGACTAATTCCTTTTAATGAATCACTTAGAAAATGGCTTCTTAAAGGTGGAAATATAGATGGCGATCCAGATGATTATTTCTTTCCAGCTCCAAGAGCAGGAAAAACAGGGAAAAGGAAAAGATCACAGCAAGTTTGCATACTATTTCAAAGAACCATACTGCCAAAGGCAGGCATAAATATATGGAATGGAAAGTACAAAATACGTATTCATGACATTCGTCATAGTTCTGCATGCGCTATGCTTAGCCATATGATTGAGCTTGGCTGGGATCCCTACTGTGCGCTTCCTTATCTTAGCACCATGCTTGGACATAAGGGAATTGAAAGCACTGAGAAATATTTAAGGTTAACCAAAGAGCATTATGATGAAATCGTTAATGCCGGTCACTATATTTATGAAAAGGGGTTAGGAAATGACAATGAAGAAAAAGACATTTAA
- a CDS encoding tyrosine-type recombinase/integrase, whose amino-acid sequence MDKSEFVNYYLKIFRDNQKPDLVEATIKHKCNHVQPFLSYVFDNDVNDFHDFDLSIVFKFINQLPYRSQTKSMVAFTLRNFFDILHKNDLATVDGRRLFPVIFTNRRSTLPSYYTEKEIKMMLSEIKPNSQNYLRTKTMIMLAAQTGLRASDILQLKLSDIKWDKNLIEKPQIKTACRVSVPISKEVRYLLIAYLRDIRPKSLKDYNEYVFINPDTGTTYCRSELTALVKYYFKKSDVEIGERKNGAHALRHSLATNLLNKNTPMPVITGILGHKNLNTTSRYLSIDVETLRCLCLEVPNEYHD is encoded by the coding sequence ATGGATAAAAGTGAATTTGTGAATTATTATCTGAAGATATTTAGAGATAATCAGAAGCCTGATTTGGTAGAAGCTACGATTAAACATAAGTGTAATCACGTACAACCCTTTCTAAGCTATGTATTTGATAATGATGTAAATGATTTTCATGATTTTGACCTTTCTATTGTATTCAAATTTATTAATCAGCTTCCTTACAGATCACAAACGAAAAGTATGGTTGCTTTTACATTGAGAAATTTCTTCGATATTCTCCATAAAAATGATCTAGCAACTGTTGATGGACGTAGACTTTTTCCAGTTATCTTTACGAATAGGCGATCGACGCTCCCTTCCTATTATACAGAAAAAGAAATCAAAATGATGTTGAGTGAAATCAAACCGAATAGTCAAAACTACTTACGGACAAAAACTATGATTATGCTGGCTGCTCAGACAGGTCTAAGAGCTAGCGATATTCTTCAGCTGAAGCTAAGTGACATTAAATGGGATAAGAATCTTATTGAAAAGCCACAGATAAAGACAGCCTGCAGAGTCAGCGTTCCCATATCAAAAGAAGTTCGATATCTGCTAATTGCATACCTAAGAGATATAAGACCAAAGAGCCTGAAAGATTATAATGAGTATGTATTTATTAACCCAGACACCGGGACCACATATTGCCGTTCAGAACTTACAGCCCTTGTTAAGTATTACTTTAAAAAATCTGATGTGGAGATTGGCGAGAGAAAGAATGGAGCGCATGCCCTGCGCCATTCACTTGCAACCAATTTACTAAATAAAAACACACCAATGCCTGTTATCACAGGTATTCTAGGCCATAAAAATCTTAATACAACAAGCAGATATCTTTCTATTGATGTGGAAACACTGCGCTGTCTCTGCCTGGAGGTTCCCAATGAGTATCACGATTGA
- a CDS encoding transposase family protein — translation MPKDKNLIISNKNAGSSSDAVSDSTVKAFSFNDDVLKLFNIKESQVEEFKISSEKDELHVQITLNRGDCSCPMCRSEEIKVKGYKIKKVRHSVLAHAPCIIDYKQRRFECKNCGKTFNEENPFTFPGEKVSVTTVFLVLKDLRDPNETFTSVANRYFLSPTTVQRIFDAHVNIPRKKLTKYLVMDELCLASHNSSYGEKVLWEVVFNYDQVLVFFHSGLPIIFYLWNHIYVLYTQIKKLSEAKSDHSDNLYFVTDVIMIKLSHAKIQKGKDLQSYKFGRLL, via the coding sequence ATGCCTAAAGATAAAAACTTAATAATCAGTAACAAGAACGCCGGGAGCAGCTCTGATGCTGTTTCCGATAGCACCGTTAAAGCTTTTTCATTCAATGATGATGTGCTAAAGCTTTTCAACATCAAGGAATCCCAGGTTGAAGAGTTTAAAATATCCAGTGAAAAAGATGAGCTTCATGTTCAGATAACGCTCAACAGAGGCGACTGCAGCTGTCCTATGTGCCGATCCGAAGAGATCAAGGTTAAGGGATACAAAATCAAGAAGGTCCGCCATTCCGTCCTCGCTCATGCGCCATGCATAATTGATTACAAACAGCGAAGATTCGAATGCAAGAACTGCGGTAAGACGTTCAATGAGGAAAACCCCTTCACCTTTCCTGGTGAAAAAGTCTCTGTCACGACCGTGTTTCTGGTTTTGAAGGACTTGCGTGATCCCAACGAAACGTTCACATCGGTCGCCAACAGATATTTTCTAAGCCCCACCACCGTTCAGAGAATCTTTGATGCGCATGTCAACATTCCCAGAAAAAAACTTACTAAATATTTGGTAATGGATGAGTTATGTCTAGCTTCCCATAACTCATCTTATGGAGAAAAAGTATTATGGGAAGTCGTTTTTAATTATGACCAAGTGCTGGTCTTTTTTCATTCCGGACTTCCCATAATATTTTATCTTTGGAATCACATTTATGTACTGTATACTCAAATTAAAAAGTTATCTGAGGCAAAAAGTGACCATTCAGATAACTTATATTTCGTGACTGATGTAATTATGATAAAATTATCTCATGCAAAGATACAGAAAGGAAAGGATCTTCAAAGCTATAAGTTTGGTCGCTTACTTTGA
- a CDS encoding helix-turn-helix domain-containing protein, protein MERAAKKPIGYQKHITYELREKIEAGLKSGLNKAQIAKTIHKDPTTVAKEIRNHRTPSGSPSKAPFDCANYKKCTRGRECRTSHEVFMECTDYTLFKCNQRDRSPGVCNGCTKAPSCRFSKYYYRADVAQRAYEYMLRDSRMGFNLTYSEAQWMADIIKPELEQGKSPYAILNEHPELKISEKCLYNYIEQGAFEQFGINSLALRNQVKRRKMPKVRANQYRKRKDSGYLTGRTFRDFLEYNPLVAAQYSINHSVKLYDGAERPDSEQAIDHPVGYILMDTVYNDVSNGPFIQTFKIMPGGVFLAVYHDEKTAEEMVNGLDYIEKLLGPDVFINNIGSILTDRGSEFSLADEFEDRESGTCRIFYCDAMHSNQKGSLENEHLVLRYICPKKKDLRKLGLVSQEALNRAVNNINSYSRKLYGGRSLYENTAFMMPEIYEALKCKGYSQIDKDKVELKPSVLKKK, encoded by the coding sequence ATGGAAAGAGCCGCTAAAAAGCCCATAGGATATCAGAAGCACATAACTTATGAGCTTCGAGAAAAGATTGAAGCAGGTCTCAAGAGTGGCCTTAATAAGGCCCAAATTGCCAAGACCATTCATAAAGATCCAACTACCGTCGCTAAGGAAATTCGGAATCACAGAACTCCTTCAGGATCGCCAAGCAAGGCACCCTTTGACTGCGCCAACTACAAAAAGTGCACAAGAGGACGGGAGTGCAGAACCAGCCATGAGGTGTTCATGGAATGCACTGACTACACCCTGTTTAAATGCAATCAAAGGGACAGATCACCGGGCGTCTGCAACGGCTGCACCAAAGCCCCCAGCTGCAGATTCTCAAAATACTACTACAGAGCAGATGTGGCCCAAAGAGCATACGAATATATGCTTAGGGATTCGAGAATGGGCTTCAACCTCACCTATTCAGAGGCTCAGTGGATGGCTGATATCATCAAGCCTGAGCTTGAACAGGGCAAGTCACCGTATGCAATTCTTAACGAGCATCCTGAGCTCAAAATTTCCGAAAAGTGCCTGTACAACTATATTGAGCAGGGTGCATTTGAACAGTTTGGAATCAATAGCCTGGCGCTCAGAAACCAGGTAAAGAGAAGAAAGATGCCTAAGGTACGCGCTAACCAGTACAGAAAGCGCAAGGACAGCGGCTATTTAACCGGAAGAACATTCAGGGACTTTCTTGAATACAACCCCCTTGTGGCCGCACAGTACAGCATCAATCATAGCGTTAAGCTCTATGATGGTGCAGAACGGCCTGATAGCGAGCAGGCAATTGATCATCCTGTCGGCTATATCCTTATGGATACCGTTTATAATGATGTTTCTAACGGCCCGTTTATTCAGACTTTTAAGATCATGCCAGGCGGTGTATTTCTTGCCGTCTATCATGATGAAAAAACAGCTGAGGAGATGGTGAATGGCCTTGACTATATTGAAAAGCTGCTTGGCCCGGATGTATTTATTAATAATATAGGGTCTATCCTGACTGACAGAGGCAGTGAATTCTCGCTGGCCGATGAATTCGAAGACAGAGAGTCAGGAACATGCCGAATCTTCTACTGTGATGCGATGCATTCAAATCAGAAGGGATCACTTGAGAACGAGCATCTTGTTTTAAGATATATCTGCCCCAAGAAAAAGGATCTCCGCAAGCTTGGGCTTGTAAGTCAGGAGGCCCTTAACAGAGCCGTTAATAATATCAACTCCTACTCCCGCAAGCTTTATGGCGGCAGAAGTCTCTATGAAAACACGGCTTTCATGATGCCGGAGATCTATGAGGCTCTAAAGTGCAAAGGCTATAGCCAGATCGATAAAGACAAGGTGGAGTTAAAGCCTTCAGTTTTAAAGAAAAAGTAA
- a CDS encoding IS1634 family transposase: protein MQGFLDDWNHDRDHGERIYISYDSTNKNCQAGNIDMVEFGHPKVDRGLPVVNIAMAYDTNNEIPLFYEEYPGSIVDVSQLRYMVEKASGYGYRNIGFILDRGYFSRTNIHDMDKAEYPFIIMVKGQKKLVREIIIDCKGSFESDRKSLIRPYRCYGKTVARKLYPSDSKDRYFHLYYSHEKAAAEMAVFEDQIEEMQKYLDSLSGEKVTLAEKYSKYFHIEYHKDGTFVCASEKTSVIEKEISLFGYYCIISSDPMTAEEALTIYKSRDASEKLFRGDKSYLGGAALRVHSSKSVRTKLFVEFIALIIRNRMHTKLKKEQKNLKKRLNYMNVPAAVRELEKIELMRCSQGNYILDHAPTKTQKTILKSFDIDANVMKRRNRSLCEMLEHVSK, encoded by the coding sequence ATTCAGGGTTTTCTTGATGACTGGAACCATGATCGTGATCATGGTGAAAGAATATATATTTCTTATGATTCAACCAATAAAAACTGTCAGGCAGGGAATATAGATATGGTCGAATTTGGTCATCCTAAGGTGGACAGGGGGCTGCCGGTTGTCAATATTGCTATGGCTTATGATACAAATAATGAGATTCCGCTGTTTTACGAAGAATACCCAGGCAGTATCGTTGATGTTTCACAGTTAAGATATATGGTAGAGAAGGCATCAGGATATGGATACAGAAACATTGGCTTTATTCTGGATAGGGGTTATTTCAGTCGCACCAATATCCATGATATGGATAAGGCAGAATATCCATTCATAATTATGGTGAAGGGCCAAAAGAAGCTTGTCAGAGAGATCATCATTGACTGTAAGGGAAGCTTTGAAAGTGACAGAAAAAGCCTGATCAGACCATACAGATGCTATGGAAAAACGGTAGCCAGAAAGCTCTATCCTTCAGATTCAAAGGACAGGTATTTTCATCTGTACTATTCCCATGAGAAGGCAGCAGCTGAAATGGCAGTATTCGAGGATCAGATTGAGGAAATGCAGAAATATTTGGATTCTCTGTCAGGTGAGAAGGTCACGCTAGCCGAAAAGTATAGTAAATATTTTCACATCGAATATCACAAAGATGGGACGTTTGTTTGTGCGAGCGAAAAAACATCAGTAATAGAGAAAGAAATCTCTCTTTTTGGATATTACTGCATAATATCGTCTGATCCTATGACTGCAGAAGAAGCTCTTACCATTTATAAGAGCAGAGATGCTTCTGAAAAGCTTTTTAGAGGGGATAAGTCATATCTTGGTGGCGCAGCACTACGGGTTCATAGCAGTAAGTCTGTGAGAACAAAACTATTCGTTGAGTTTATAGCTCTGATTATAAGAAACAGGATGCACACAAAACTGAAAAAGGAACAGAAAAACCTGAAAAAAAGGCTTAATTATATGAATGTACCAGCTGCGGTTAGGGAACTTGAGAAAATAGAACTGATGAGATGTTCTCAGGGAAACTATATTCTTGATCATGCGCCAACCAAAACGCAGAAAACAATTCTGAAGTCTTTTGACATTGATGCAAATGTTATGAAAAGACGAAATCGCAGTTTATGCGAGATGCTAGAACATGTATCGAAATAA
- a CDS encoding type II toxin-antitoxin system HicA family toxin translates to MSKWDKLITRICNLSKDLRFDELRKVLESYGYEMNAPRSGSSHYTFRKQGCMPITIPKHEPIKKVYVEMVRQIVESEAKNDEDAE, encoded by the coding sequence ATGTCAAAATGGGATAAACTGATAACACGTATATGCAATTTATCGAAAGACCTCCGGTTTGATGAACTGCGGAAAGTATTGGAGAGTTACGGATATGAAATGAATGCTCCGAGAAGCGGAAGCAGTCATTATACGTTTAGAAAGCAAGGATGTATGCCGATTACGATACCGAAGCACGAACCGATTAAGAAAGTGTATGTGGAAATGGTGCGGCAGATTGTAGAAAGCGAGGCGAAGAATGATGAAGACGCTGAATGA
- a CDS encoding type II toxin-antitoxin system HicB family antitoxin, with translation MEIVEDKDEGGFVVSYPDLPGCITCGETLESAVANALDAKKAWLEAALEEGVEIHEPDSLEDYSGQFKLRIPRSLHRSLAEHSQREGISMNQYCVYLLSRNDALYSK, from the coding sequence ATGGAAATTGTAGAAGACAAGGATGAAGGCGGATTTGTGGTTTCTTATCCGGATTTGCCTGGCTGTATTACATGTGGAGAGACATTGGAAAGTGCGGTGGCAAATGCATTGGATGCGAAAAAGGCATGGCTGGAAGCAGCATTGGAAGAAGGTGTGGAGATTCATGAGCCGGACAGTCTGGAAGACTATTCCGGGCAGTTCAAGTTGAGGATTCCACGAAGCCTGCACCGGTCACTGGCAGAACATTCGCAAAGGGAAGGAATCAGCATGAACCAGTATTGCGTATATCTTCTTTCTAGAAATGATGCATTGTACTCGAAATAA
- a CDS encoding MerR family transcriptional regulator has protein sequence MTIKEVCDRYDITPDTLRYYEKVGVIPKVHRTQGGIRNYTEQDLKWIENAICMRSAGVPIDLLIEYVRLFQEGDDTFKARRDLLVQARVDVQAKLDQYQATMEKLNYKIANYEKAMQTGVLSWDDENIDDCTCSKNTQ, from the coding sequence ATGACTATTAAAGAAGTATGTGATCGGTATGATATTACACCAGATACTCTGCGTTACTACGAAAAAGTCGGCGTGATTCCGAAAGTGCATCGTACCCAGGGCGGGATTCGTAATTATACAGAGCAGGATCTCAAATGGATCGAAAATGCGATTTGTATGCGCAGTGCTGGGGTACCGATTGATTTGTTAATTGAATATGTCAGACTCTTCCAGGAAGGGGATGACACCTTTAAGGCAAGAAGGGATCTTCTAGTGCAGGCGAGAGTGGATGTTCAGGCGAAACTTGATCAGTATCAGGCGACGATGGAAAAACTCAACTACAAGATTGCAAATTATGAAAAGGCCATGCAGACAGGTGTTCTTTCCTGGGATGATGAAAATATAGATGACTGTACTTGCTCTAAAAATACACAGTGA